A DNA window from Rhodococcus sp. Z13 contains the following coding sequences:
- the mmsB gene encoding 3-hydroxyisobutyrate dehydrogenase gives MSALPTVAFLGLGHMGGPMAANLVRAGYTVHGYDPVPAAQEEATKNGITVETAAVDAVRDADVVITMLPNGKLVLDLYDEILPAAKPDTLFVDSSTIDVADARTAAEKAHAAGHRAVDAPVSGGVAGAAAGTLAFMVGGSEEDFATAKPLLEAMGRKIVHCGGSGNGQAAKICNNMILGISMIAISEAFVLGEKLGLDNQALFDVASNASGQCWALTSNCPVPGPVPTTPANNDYQPGFATALMDKDLGLAANAVRSNGVEAELGLRAAEIYHRFNTEGGGGLDFSAIITDIRDRSTAKDSK, from the coding sequence ATGAGTGCACTTCCCACCGTCGCCTTCCTCGGCCTCGGCCACATGGGTGGGCCCATGGCCGCGAACCTGGTCCGCGCCGGCTACACCGTCCACGGCTACGATCCCGTGCCCGCGGCGCAGGAGGAGGCCACGAAGAACGGCATCACCGTCGAGACCGCGGCCGTCGACGCGGTCCGTGACGCCGACGTCGTGATCACCATGCTGCCCAACGGCAAGCTCGTCCTCGACCTCTACGACGAGATCCTGCCCGCCGCGAAGCCGGACACCCTGTTCGTCGACAGCTCGACCATCGACGTCGCCGACGCCCGCACCGCGGCCGAGAAGGCACACGCGGCCGGTCACCGCGCGGTCGACGCCCCGGTCTCCGGTGGTGTCGCCGGTGCCGCCGCCGGCACCCTCGCCTTCATGGTCGGGGGCAGCGAGGAGGACTTCGCGACCGCGAAGCCGCTGCTCGAGGCCATGGGCCGCAAGATCGTGCACTGCGGCGGGTCGGGCAACGGCCAGGCCGCGAAGATCTGCAACAACATGATCCTGGGCATCTCGATGATCGCGATCAGCGAGGCGTTCGTGCTCGGCGAGAAACTGGGTCTCGACAACCAGGCGCTGTTCGACGTCGCCTCCAACGCATCGGGCCAGTGCTGGGCGCTCACGAGCAACTGCCCGGTGCCGGGTCCGGTGCCCACCACGCCCGCGAACAACGACTACCAGCCGGGCTTCGCGACGGCGCTGATGGACAAGGATCTCGGACTTGCCGCCAACGCGGTGCGGTCGAACGGTGTCGAGGCCGAACTCGGACTGCGTGCGGCCGAGATCTACCATCGGTTCAACACCGAGGGTGGTGGGGGACTCGACTTCTCCGCCATCATCACCGACATCCGTGACCGTTCGACCGCGAAGGACAGCAAGTGA
- a CDS encoding enoyl-CoA hydratase, whose product MTDFETILLDRKDRVGIVTLNRPKALNALNSQLMREVVAAVEELDADDSIGAIVITGSEKAFAAGADIKEMAPKSFAEVYAEDLFSQWDRLSSVRTPIIAAVSGYALGGGCELAMLCDFIIASDTAKFGQPEIKLGVIPGIGGSQRLTRAVGKSKAMDMVLTGRNMDAEEAERAGLVSRIVPAAELLDVALETAATIASMSLPVAIMAKEAVNRSFETTLAEGVKFERRVFHSTFATADQKEGMAAFVEKRAPQFKHA is encoded by the coding sequence GTGACCGATTTCGAGACCATCCTGCTCGACCGCAAGGACCGCGTCGGCATCGTCACCCTCAACCGGCCCAAGGCGCTCAACGCGCTCAACAGCCAGCTGATGCGTGAGGTCGTCGCCGCCGTCGAGGAACTCGACGCGGACGACTCGATCGGCGCGATCGTCATCACGGGTTCCGAGAAGGCCTTCGCCGCCGGCGCCGACATCAAGGAGATGGCGCCCAAGTCCTTCGCCGAGGTGTACGCGGAAGACCTGTTCTCGCAGTGGGATCGGCTCTCGTCCGTCCGCACGCCGATCATCGCCGCGGTGTCCGGCTACGCGCTCGGTGGCGGTTGCGAACTCGCGATGCTCTGCGACTTCATCATCGCGTCCGACACCGCCAAGTTCGGTCAGCCCGAGATCAAGCTCGGTGTCATCCCCGGCATCGGCGGCTCCCAGCGCCTCACCCGCGCCGTGGGCAAGTCCAAGGCCATGGACATGGTCCTGACCGGCCGCAACATGGACGCCGAGGAAGCCGAACGCGCCGGGCTCGTCTCGCGGATCGTTCCCGCCGCGGAACTGCTCGACGTGGCCCTCGAGACCGCCGCGACCATCGCGTCGATGTCGCTGCCGGTCGCGATCATGGCCAAGGAGGCAGTCAACCGCTCCTTCGAGACCACCCTCGCCGAGGGCGTGAAGTTCGAACGGCGCGTGTTCCATTCGACGTTCGCCACCGCCGACCAGAAGGAAGGCATGGCGGCGTTCGTGGAGAAGCGCGCTCCGCAGTTCAAGCACGCCTGA
- a CDS encoding MarR family winged helix-turn-helix transcriptional regulator — MPAPLPLDPIAEAHRQWTAHGWGEVADGMAAVTSVMRAQQIMMARVEEVLKPFGLTFARYELLMLLHFTRSGALPMAKASARLQVHPTSVTNAVDRLEKAGLVRRTPHPSDRRATLVELTDAGRALAIQATEKLNAEVFARPGIPGEHIDTLLRILATMRHDAGDFDTGGAPSKW; from the coding sequence ATGCCCGCGCCACTTCCCCTCGATCCCATCGCCGAAGCCCACCGCCAGTGGACCGCACACGGCTGGGGCGAAGTCGCCGACGGCATGGCCGCGGTGACCTCGGTGATGCGGGCCCAGCAGATCATGATGGCGCGGGTCGAGGAGGTGCTCAAGCCGTTCGGTCTGACCTTCGCCCGCTACGAACTGCTCATGCTGCTGCACTTCACGAGATCGGGTGCGCTGCCGATGGCGAAGGCCAGTGCGCGACTGCAGGTGCATCCCACCAGTGTGACCAACGCGGTGGACCGGCTCGAGAAGGCCGGGCTGGTGCGGCGCACCCCGCATCCGAGCGACCGGCGGGCCACGCTCGTCGAACTCACCGACGCGGGACGGGCTCTGGCGATCCAGGCCACCGAGAAGCTCAACGCCGAGGTCTTCGCGCGTCCCGGTATCCCCGGTGAGCACATCGACACCCTGCTGCGCATCCTCGCGACGATGCGGCACGACGCCGGCGACTTCGACACCGGGGGCGCCCCTTCCAAGTGGTGA
- a CDS encoding enoyl-CoA hydratase/isomerase family protein, which yields MTGQEPEILIDVKDGLGRITLNRPKAINALNHAMVLEMSKALSAWENDDSVRAVLVRGAGERGLCAGGDIVSIYHDAKDGGTGSQDFWRDEYILNAAIGRYPKPYIAIMDGIVMGGGVGISAHGNVRIVTERSSIAMPETGIGFIPDVGGTYLLSRTPGELGTHIALTTGRMKAGDAIALGFADHYVPSESLDKFVAALESGSVEDALAEYTRPAPESTLLAQREWIDAAYSADTVEEIVERLQSSDVPEARETAEQVLSKSPVALKVTLRSLRAARELGSLEEVLNEEFRVSTASLKSHDLVEGIRAQVVDKDRNPKWSPATLADVTTADVDAYFQPLGDLELGLAAPKENDR from the coding sequence ATGACCGGGCAGGAACCCGAGATCCTCATCGACGTCAAGGACGGCCTCGGCCGCATCACGCTCAACCGGCCCAAGGCCATCAACGCACTCAACCACGCGATGGTCCTCGAGATGTCCAAGGCCCTGAGCGCGTGGGAGAACGACGACTCGGTGCGCGCCGTCCTCGTCCGCGGCGCCGGTGAACGCGGCCTGTGCGCCGGCGGCGACATCGTCTCGATCTACCACGACGCCAAGGACGGCGGCACGGGCTCGCAGGACTTCTGGCGCGACGAGTACATCCTCAACGCCGCCATCGGTCGCTACCCGAAGCCCTACATCGCGATCATGGACGGCATCGTCATGGGCGGCGGCGTGGGCATCTCGGCGCACGGCAACGTCCGCATCGTCACCGAGCGGTCGAGCATCGCCATGCCCGAGACCGGCATCGGGTTCATCCCCGACGTGGGCGGCACCTACCTGCTCTCCCGCACCCCCGGTGAGCTCGGCACCCACATCGCCCTGACCACCGGGCGGATGAAGGCGGGCGACGCGATCGCCCTCGGCTTCGCCGACCACTACGTGCCGTCCGAGTCGCTCGACAAGTTCGTCGCCGCACTCGAATCCGGTTCCGTCGAGGACGCCCTCGCGGAGTACACCCGGCCGGCACCGGAGTCGACGCTGCTCGCCCAGCGCGAGTGGATCGACGCGGCCTACTCGGCCGACACCGTCGAGGAGATCGTCGAGCGCCTGCAGTCCTCCGACGTCCCCGAGGCACGGGAGACCGCCGAGCAGGTGCTCTCCAAGTCGCCGGTCGCGCTCAAGGTGACCCTGCGGTCGCTGCGCGCCGCCCGCGAACTCGGCAGCCTCGAGGAGGTGCTGAACGAGGAGTTCCGCGTCTCCACCGCCTCGCTGAAGTCGCACGACCTCGTCGAGGGCATCCGCGCGCAGGTCGTCGACAAGGACCGCAACCCGAAGTGGTCGCCCGCGACCCTCGCCGACGTCACCACCGCCGACGTCGACGCCTACTTCCAGCCGCTCGGCGATCTCGAACTCGGGCTCGCCGCTCCCAAGGAGAACGACCGATGA